The nucleotide window GCCGCCGCGTGGTAGACCATCTGGTCCATGGTGACGGGCAGCGTGGACTCCTGGCCCTGGATGACCATGCCCAGCGAGTCACCGACCAGGAGCACGTCCGCGCCACCCTCATCGAGGATGCGCGCGAACGTCGCGTCGTACGCGGTGACCATGCAGATCTTCTGACCGGACTGCTTCAGGCGCTTCAGCGTGTGGATGGTGACCTTGTCCTTCACGGTTCACCTCCTGTGGCAAGACGGGTGGGACAGCCGCGTGGAACTTCAGGCCCCTCGCCGTCCCCAGGGGGATCGCCGGAGGCCGGGGGTTCCACGGGGATGCACTCTAACGCCCTCGGGGCCTCGTGGGGGTTTAACCCACGCCAGGCAGCCAGGCGGGCGGCGGCCGTCAGCCCCGGCGGGACTTGGGGGTGTAGTGCTGCACGCCGGATTTCGCGTTCTGGATGGCCAACAGCAGGTCCTCGCGGTCCGCCTCGTTGTGCACGAAGTCGATGTCCGACGTGTTCACGACCAGAAGCGGCGTGTCCTGATAGTGCGCGAAGAAGTCGTTGTACGCGTGCGTGAGCGACTCCAGGTAGCCCGCGTCGAACTTGCGCTCGAATTCACGGCCGCGCTTCTTGATGCGATGCAGCAGCACGTCCAGCTGGGCCTGGAGGTAGATGACCAGGTCGGGCTGCGGGACGCGGGGCCCCAGCGCCTCGAAGACGCGGTCGTAGAGCGCCAGCTCGTCCGAGGCCAGCGTGAGGTTGGCGAAGATGCGGTCCTTCGCGAACAGGTAGTCGCTCACGGTGACGGAGCGGAACAGGTCCTGTTGGAAGAGCTCCTGCTGCTGGCGGAAGCGCGAGAGCAGGAAGAACACCTGCGTCTGGAACGCGAACTTCTGCCGGTCCGCGTAGAAGCTGGAGAGGAAGGGATTCTCCTCCACCACCTCTAGAATGCGGCGGCTGCCCAGTCGCTCCGTGAGGAGGTTGGTGAGGCTCGTCTTGCCCACGCCGATGGGGCCTTCGACGACGATGTAGCGGTGGTCCATCGGCCCGAGGCCTCCGCCCCCGGAAAGCCACGCATGAGACACATGCGCGCACGGGGGGCGGATAACACAACCATGCCCCCGTGCATCCGGCAATTTTCGCCGGATCACCCGACCCTTGCGCCCTTGGGGGTCATCCCCTACGGTGCCCGCGAATACGCACCAGCGGGAGCGACGGGCCACAGATGCGCGGCAGGCAGCGGGTGAAGACGGTGGTGGACCTGGTGGAAACGACGGAAGCGGCGCCCGCCGTCCGTCCGGTCACGGCCCCTCCCGCACCTCCAGTGGACGTGGATCCACTCTATGGCGTGGCCCTGCTGAAGACGGCCTTCGAGCTGAAGCGCCGGCCGGAGGGCTCCGTGGACGAGGTCCTCAGCGGCGTGCTCGCGCGCCTGCGCATCGATGAGGACGAGTTCCGCGCGTTCCTCTCCCAGCAGGGTGGGCTTCTGGCCGCGCTGGGCCAGAAGCGCTGAACGTCCCCTACTCTTCTGAAGCTTCCGCTTCCGGCGCGTCCGGGGGCGGCGGCGCCATGGCGGTGACGGGGCCCAGGGCGCGCTCGATGGAAGCGAACTCCTCCGGGGAGAGCGTCTCCGCGCGGCGGCCCGGGTCGATGCCCGCCGTCTGGAGCGCGGCGAGCATCACCTCTGGCGACGCCAGGCCCTTGTCGGACTTGAGCGAGTTGATCAGCGTCTTGCGGCGCTGCGCGAAGCCGGCCTTCACCAGCCGCGTGAAGCGGGCCTCGTCCACCAGCGGCGCGCGGGGCTTCTTGAGCCGCGTGAGGCGCAGCACGGCGGAGTCCACCTTCGGGGGCGGATGGAAGCGCCACGCCTCCAGCGTGAGCACCTGCTCCACGTCGAAGTGCAGGCCGAGCAGCACCGTGAGCAAGCCGTAGTCGCGGTTGCCGGGCTCCGCGGCCAGCCGCACCACGACCTCCTTCTGGAGCGTGAAGACGGCGCGCGAGATTCGGGCGCGCTGCGCGAGCACCTGGAAGAGGATGGGGCTGGTGAGGTGGTACGGCAGGTTGCCCACGAGCGCGATGTCGTCCGCGCCGGCCACCTGGGCGAAGTCCACCGTGGCGGCGTTGCCGGGCACCACGCGCACGCCGGGGATGGCTTCCTTCTCCAGCACGGCCACCATGTCGCGGTCGCGCTCCACGGCGGTGACGCGCGCGCCGGTGGCGGCGAGGAAGCGGGTGAGGTGGCCCAGGCCCGGGCCCAGCTCCACCACGGGTTCACCCTCGCGCAGCTCGAGCGCGTCCGAGATGGACTGGAGCGCGTCCGGGTCTCCGAGGAAGTTCTGTCCCCAGCTGTGCTTGGCCCGCAGGCCGTGGCGCTTGAGGATGTCGCGCGGAGAATCCACTGTCAGGCCCCTACTCCATGCGCCAGGCGGGGTCGGCCGCGAGGCGGAAATCACCGCGCAAGCCGCGGCGCCACGCTTCATACCCCGCGACGGCGATCATCGCGCCATTGTCCGTGCACAGCCGCACCGGCGGCAGGAACATGCGCAGGCCCCGCTCCTCCGCGCGCTGCTTGCACAGCGCCCTGAGTCGCGAGTTCGCCGCCACCCCGCCGCACAGCACCAGCTGGTTGTGCCCCAGCTTCTTCGCGGCGGCGACGAGCTTCTTCGACAGCACGTCCGCCACCGCCTCCTGGAACGACGCGCACAGGTCGTGGAGGGCCTGGCCCTCCGGCACGCCGTGCTTCTGGACGTGGTGGAGCACCGACGTCTTCAGGCCGGAGAAGGACACGTCCAGGTTGTCGCCGGGCAGCGCGCGCGGGAAGCGGATGGCCTCCGGGTTGCCCTTCTGGGCCAGCTCGTCGATGGGCTGCCCTCCCGGGTACGGCAGGCCGAGGATGCGCGCCGTCTTGTCGTAGGCCTCGCCCGCGGCGTCGTCGCGCGTGCGGCCCACGAGGCGGTAGTTCCCGTAGTCACGCACCTCGTAGAGGCTGGTGTGGCCGCCGGAGACGACGAGCCCCAGGAAGGGCGGCGCGGGCGCGTCCTCTAGCAGGCGGATGGCGAGCAGGTGCCCTTCCAGGTGGTTGGCGCCCACGAAGGGCTTGCCGGTGGCGAGGCTCAGCCCCTTGGCCACCTGGAGCCCCACGAGCAGCGCGCCGATGAGACCGGGGCCGGACGTGACGGCGATGAGGTCGATGTCGTCCAGCGTCTTGTCCGCGCGCGTGAGGGCCTCGTGGACGACGGGCATCACCTGGACGATGTGGTTGCGGCTGGCCAGCTCCGGCACGACGCCGCCCCAGCGGCGGTGGATGTCCACCTGCGTGGAGACGACGTCCGACAGGACGCGCCGCCCGTCCTCCACGACGGCGGCGGCGGTTTCATCGCACGAGGTTTCAAGTCCCAGGACGAGCACGACGACTCCGACAACAAGGGCGGGCAGGAGGCGGACAGGCCGCCTCCCCTGCTCATTTCATCCCATTGAGCAGGGCACGCACCTCGTCCGCCGAGCTTCCCGTCGGTTCGAGGAACAGATACTTCTTATAGGCCTCGGCCGCTCGGGTTTGATCACCGGAGAACTGCCGCGAGCTGCCCAGCCAGAACCAGGCCTTCGCGTTCTTGGGCTCCGCATTGACGACGTCCTGGAGCAGCTTGGCCGCTTCCCGGTAGCCGGCCTCGCTGGTGCTGCTGTTGTTGGCCAGCGAGATGCCCAGGCCCGTCTTCGCCTCGATGGAGTCGTTGTCGAGCGCGAGCGCCTTGCGGTAGGCGGTCACGGCCGCCTTGAAGCTCTTGCGGCCCATCGCCGCGCGGCCGTCCTTGATGAAGTCCGCGTAGGTGGCCTTCGCCTGCACCACGGGCGGGGTGGTCTCCGGGGGCGTGGGCGGCGGGGTGACCGCGACGGCGCCCGCGTCGGGAACGGCGGCGGGCTCGGGGGTGGCCATCTTCACCGGCGTGCCCGCGTCCTCCGGAACGGTGACGATCTTCGCCGGGGGCGTGCCCGCGTCGGTCTGCGCATCCACGGTCTTCGTGGGCGGCGGCGTGACGACCGGCGGAGGCGTCGTCTCCGGCGGCTTGGGCGCGTCCACGGGCTGCGTGGGCTGCGTCACCTTGGGCGCGTCGGGCTTGGGCGTTTCGGAGCTGCCCGAGCCCTTGGAGAGCACCACCGCGGCCACGGCCGCGACGAGGACCAAGCCGCCCGCGATGTAGAGGCCCGTGCGCTTGGGCTTCATCGCGGCGATCAGCGCCGCGTCGTCCTCGTCGTGCGTGGGATTGGATGCGGCGGGCTTCGTGGAGGCCGCGCTGTTCGTGGACGCGGTGCTGGCCGGAGGGGGCGCGACAGGGGCCGGGGTGGTCGTCGCGGCAGCCGGGGCGTTCGCGCTGGGAGCGGAGGCCTCCGTGGCGCTCGCTCCGGACGGCTGCACGGGCGTGGCGGGCTCGGGCTCCGTGAAGTAGGCCTCGGACGCGGGCACGTCCTGCGCGGCGGGCTCCACCGGCTCCATGGAGGCCGGCTGTGTGTTGAAGGGCGTCGTCTCGGGGAACTCGACGTTGAGCGCCACGGGGGCCACCTGCGGCGGCGTGATGCCGTGGCCCGGATACGGCGGCAGCGCGAGCTGCGGCGGCGCGGACTCCTCCACCGGCACTTCTTCCTGGAAGGGCTCCATGCCGCTGACCAGCGTCACCTCGGACGACGGCGGGGCCGGCGTGGGCGGAGGCACGGGCGCCAGCGGGCTGGGCGCGATGGCCGCGCCACCGAAGATGGGCGGACGCGAGGGCTGCGACTCCACGGGCGCCTGCGCGGGCTGGGCGGCGAACGGGCTGGGCGCCGGAGCGCGGGCCGCGGACGACCAGGGCGAACCGGGGCCCCAGGTGCTGGAGGCGCTCAGGCCCTCCGTGTCCACCCGGCTCCAGTCGAGCAGCAGGCTGCGCCGCGCGTGATCCACCGCACGGTGCGCCGGAGGCGGCTCCACGAGGAACGCCGAGCCCTCCTGCGACAGCGGCGGAACCGCGGGCTCCGCGCCCTCCTGTCCGAACGGAGGCGGACCGTCCTCGCCGGGACGAACGCGCGGCGGGAAGATGACCACCTGCGCGGGCAGCGGGGAGACCGGCGCGGGCGCCATCTCCGCCACGGGCGTGACCTCCTCCATGGGCTCGGGATGCGCGGGCGCGGCTTCGGGCTCCGGCTCGGTGACCGGGACCTCCGCCACGGGCGCCGCCTCCACCAGGGGCGGTTCCACGGGGGCCGGCGCTTCCTGGGGCGCGGCCTCCTGCGCGGGCGCGACGTCCACGGGGATGGGCGGCGCGGCGTTCAGCCACTGCTCGATGCCCGGCTTGCTGCTCTGCACGGGCTCCAGCGGCGCGTTGCCC belongs to Corallococcus exiguus and includes:
- a CDS encoding response regulator; this translates as MAKQHLLLVDGDAKSLRVMEVSLKKAGFSVTTAIHGKDALEKVQISPPDLVLADTKMPEMDGFELCKTLKSDERFKFIPFVFLTNQKSVEFKVRGLELGGDDYLTKPIYIKEIVTRVKMILQKAEKERIEKRETTKGGFAGSLADMGVVDLVQTFEIGRKTGVISIQGERTGVVYFKEGRVIDAELGRLKGENAFYRLLNTFEGQFDVQFTTLDRTERIEVSTQGLLMEGMRRLDEWGRMLEQLPPLETVFEIDYHQLADRLSEIPDEVNGLLRLFDGKRALSRVVEDSDFEDLAALGIISKLYFEGLIRELGNAPLEPVQSSKPGIEQWLNAAPPIPVDVAPAQEAAPQEAPAPVEPPLVEAAPVAEVPVTEPEPEAAPAHPEPMEEVTPVAEMAPAPVSPLPAQVVIFPPRVRPGEDGPPPFGQEGAEPAVPPLSQEGSAFLVEPPPAHRAVDHARRSLLLDWSRVDTEGLSASSTWGPGSPWSSAARAPAPSPFAAQPAQAPVESQPSRPPIFGGAAIAPSPLAPVPPPTPAPPSSEVTLVSGMEPFQEEVPVEESAPPQLALPPYPGHGITPPQVAPVALNVEFPETTPFNTQPASMEPVEPAAQDVPASEAYFTEPEPATPVQPSGASATEASAPSANAPAAATTTPAPVAPPPASTASTNSAASTKPAASNPTHDEDDAALIAAMKPKRTGLYIAGGLVLVAAVAAVVLSKGSGSSETPKPDAPKVTQPTQPVDAPKPPETTPPPVVTPPPTKTVDAQTDAGTPPAKIVTVPEDAGTPVKMATPEPAAVPDAGAVAVTPPPTPPETTPPVVQAKATYADFIKDGRAAMGRKSFKAAVTAYRKALALDNDSIEAKTGLGISLANNSSTSEAGYREAAKLLQDVVNAEPKNAKAWFWLGSSRQFSGDQTRAAEAYKKYLFLEPTGSSADEVRALLNGMK
- a CDS encoding deoxynucleoside kinase, whose protein sequence is MDHRYIVVEGPIGVGKTSLTNLLTERLGSRRILEVVEENPFLSSFYADRQKFAFQTQVFFLLSRFRQQQELFQQDLFRSVTVSDYLFAKDRIFANLTLASDELALYDRVFEALGPRVPQPDLVIYLQAQLDVLLHRIKKRGREFERKFDAGYLESLTHAYNDFFAHYQDTPLLVVNTSDIDFVHNEADREDLLLAIQNAKSGVQHYTPKSRRG
- the tsaD gene encoding tRNA (adenosine(37)-N6)-threonylcarbamoyltransferase complex transferase subunit TsaD, giving the protein MLVLGLETSCDETAAAVVEDGRRVLSDVVSTQVDIHRRWGGVVPELASRNHIVQVMPVVHEALTRADKTLDDIDLIAVTSGPGLIGALLVGLQVAKGLSLATGKPFVGANHLEGHLLAIRLLEDAPAPPFLGLVVSGGHTSLYEVRDYGNYRLVGRTRDDAAGEAYDKTARILGLPYPGGQPIDELAQKGNPEAIRFPRALPGDNLDVSFSGLKTSVLHHVQKHGVPEGQALHDLCASFQEAVADVLSKKLVAAAKKLGHNQLVLCGGVAANSRLRALCKQRAEERGLRMFLPPVRLCTDNGAMIAVAGYEAWRRGLRGDFRLAADPAWRME
- the rsmA gene encoding 16S rRNA (adenine(1518)-N(6)/adenine(1519)-N(6))-dimethyltransferase RsmA encodes the protein MDSPRDILKRHGLRAKHSWGQNFLGDPDALQSISDALELREGEPVVELGPGLGHLTRFLAATGARVTAVERDRDMVAVLEKEAIPGVRVVPGNAATVDFAQVAGADDIALVGNLPYHLTSPILFQVLAQRARISRAVFTLQKEVVVRLAAEPGNRDYGLLTVLLGLHFDVEQVLTLEAWRFHPPPKVDSAVLRLTRLKKPRAPLVDEARFTRLVKAGFAQRRKTLINSLKSDKGLASPEVMLAALQTAGIDPGRRAETLSPEEFASIERALGPVTAMAPPPPDAPEAEASEE